Proteins co-encoded in one Malus sylvestris chromosome 7, drMalSylv7.2, whole genome shotgun sequence genomic window:
- the LOC126629657 gene encoding protein unc-13 homolog isoform X1, which produces MDEENAVELLQRFRRDRRLLLDFILAGSLIKKVIMPPGAVTLDDVDLDQVSVDYVLNCAKKGGMLELSEAIRDYHDHTGLPQMNNTGSAGEFFLATNPDFSGSPPKRAPPPVPEFVPPPVIVPPPGVISSVPDLDSSPDALSVSKSESFNSTQVQELTVDDIEDFEDDYIDEADSLLISRRTRNDAADLALGLPSFKTAITEDGLRETAYEVLLACAGASGGLIVPSKEKKKDKRSKLMRKLGRSRNENALSQSQRAPGLVGLLETMRVQMEISEAMDIRTRQGLLNALAGKVGKRMDTILVPLELLCCISRTEFSDKKAYIRWQNRQLNILEEGLLNFPAVGFGESGRKPSEFRILLAKIEESESLPPSTGELQRTECLRTLREIATPLAERPARGDLTGEVCHWADGYHLNVRLYEKLLLSVFDMLDEGKLTEEVEEILELLKSTWRVLGITETIHYTCYAWVLFRQHVITSEQGILQHAIEQLKKIPLKEQRGPHERSHLKSLHCRVESDQGYQDLSFLQSFLLPIQKWADKQLGDYHLHFAEVPGLMENIVAVAMIARRLLLEEPEAAMLQSTSNTDRDQIELYISSSIKNAFTRILHSVEKSDLKHEHPLALLAEETKKLLKKDATMFMPILSQRHPQATAVSASLLHRIYGNKLKPFLGAAEHLTEDVVSVFPAADNLEQYIMELITSACGEETANVYCRKIAPYEIESISGTLVMRWVNSQLGRILGWVERAIQQERWDPISPQQRHGSSIVEVFRIVEETVDQFFDLKVPMRPTELSGLFRGVDNAFQVFANRVIDKLATKEDLIPPVPILTRYRKEVGIKAFVKKELFDPRLPDERRSTEINFRTTPTLCVQLNTLHYAISQLNKLEDSIWERWTKKQPRQKLIKKSMDEKSKSFTQKDTFDGSRKDINAAIDRICQFTGTKIIFWDLREPIIDNLYKPSVPLSRFEAVYEPLDTELSQLCAIIVEPLRDRIVTSLLQATLDGLLRVLLDGGPSRIFSVGDAKLLEEDLEVLKEFFISGGDGLPRGVVENQVARVRDVVKLYSYETRELIDDLKSSGGLEMQGSRSKLGADSKTLLRVLCHRGDSEASQFLKKQYKIPKSSA; this is translated from the exons ATGGACGA GGAAAATGCGGTGGAGCTTTTACAGCGGTTTCGCCGCGACAGGCGCCTACTTCTTGATTTTATACTTGCGGGAAGCTTGATTAAGAAGGTTATAATGCCTCCCGGTGCGGTTACGCTGGATGATGTGGATCTAGACCAAGTCAGTGTTGATTATGTGCTCAATTGTGCTAAGAAAG GTGGAATGCTTGAACTTTCGGAAGCTATTAGAGACTACCATGACCATACTGGGTTGCCCCAAATG AACAATACAGGTTCTGCTGGCGAGTTCTTTTTGGCTACGAATCCTGACTTTTCTGGTTCTCCTCCAAAAAGGGCACCGCCTCCTGTTCCTGAGTTTGTGCCGCCTCCTGTTATCGTGCCGCCTCCTGGTGTCATATCATCTGTTCCTGACCTTGACTCATCTCCAGATGCATTAAGCGTGTCAAAATCAGAATCTTTTAACTCTACACAAGTTCAGGAACTTACGGTAGATGATATTGAAGATTTTGAGGATGATTATATTGATGAGGCTGACAGTCTCCTCATTTCACGAAGGACACGAAATGATGCTGCTGATCTTGCTCTTGGATTGCCTTCTTTTAAGACAG ctATCACAGAAGATGGTCTCCGTGAAACTGCATATGAAGTCCTTTTAGCATGTGCTGGTGCTTCAGG GGGTCTCATTGTGCcttcaaaagagaaaaagaaagacaaaaggtCCAAGCTGATGAGGAAACTTGGACGAAGTAGAAATGAAAATGCTTTGAGCCAGTCTCAACGAGCCCCTGGACTGGTTGGGTTATTGGAGACCATGCGTGTCCAAATGGAG ATATCTGAGGCAATGGACATCAGGACTAGACAAGGGCTGCTTAATGCCCTAGCAGGAAAAGTGGGAAAAAGAATGGATACCATACTAGTTCCTCTGGAACTTTTATGTTGTATTTCACGAACGGAATTTTCTGACAAGAAGGCGTATATACGGTGGCAGAATAGGCAG tTGAATATTTTGGAGGAGGGGCTTCTTAACTTCCCTGCTGTTGGATTTGGGGAGTCTGGACGCAAGCCGAGTGAGTTTAGGATTCTTTTAGCAAAGATTGAAGAATCTGAG TCTCTTCCACCATCCACGGGTGAACTCCAAAGAACAGAATGCTTGAGAACTCTTCGAGAGATTGCCACTCCACTTGCTGAGAGGCCTGCTCGTGGTGACTTAACTGGTGAAGTATGCCACTGGGCTGATGGTTATCACTTGAACGTTAGACTGTATGAGAAACTGCTTCTCAGTGTCTTTGATATGTTGGATGAGGGAAAGCTGACTGAG gaAGTGGAAGAAATACTCGAGCTCTTGAAGTCAACATGGCGTGTTTTAGGAATAACGGAGACCATTCATTACACCTGCTATGCATGGGTCTTGTTCCGTCAG CATGTTATTACTAGCGAGCAAGGAATTTTACAACATGCCATTGAACAGTTAAAGAAAATACCATTGAAGGAACAACGGGGACCACATGAGAGGTCACACTTGAAGAGTTTGCATTGTAGAGTTGAAAGCGATCAGGGGTACCAAGATTTATCTTTCTTACAGTCATTCTTGTTGCCAATTCAGAAGTGGGCTGATAAGCAATTAGGAGACTACCATCTGCACTTTGCCGAG GTGCCAGGTCTGATGGAGAATATAGTAGCAGTTGCGATGATTGCTCGGAGACTTCTGCTGGAGGAACCTGAAGCA GCAATGCTGCAATCTACCTCCAACACAGATCGAGATCAGATAGAATTATATATATCATCTTCTATTAAGAACGCATTTACAAGG ATCTTACATTCTGTTGAAAAATCAGACTTAAAGCATGAACATCCTTTGGCATTGCTTGCGGAAGAGACGAAGAAACTTTTGAAAAAAGATGCAACCATGTTCATGCCAATTTTATCCCAGAGGCATCCACAAGCAACTGCTGTCTCAGCCTCACTCCTTCATAGGATTTATGGCAACAAGTTG AAACCTTTTCTTGGTGCTGCTGAACATCTGACGGAAGATGTAGTATCTGTATTTCCGGCAGCTGACAACCTTGAGCAATACATTATGGAACTTATTACGTCCGCTTGTGGAGAGGAAACTGCAAATGTATACTGTAGGAAAATAGCTCCATACGAG ATTGAATCTATATCTGGAACATTGGTGATGCGTTGGGTCAATTCGCAACTTGGGAGGATCTTAGGTTGGGTTGAACGGGCTATTCAGCAAGAG AGGTGGGACCCAATATCGCCTCAACAGCGGCATGGGAGTTCAATCGTTGAAGTATTTAGGATTGTCGAGGAG ACTGTTGACCAATTTTTTGATCTCAAGGTTCCAATGAGGCCTACAGAATTGAGTGGTTTGTTTCGCGGGGTTGACAATGCATTTCAAGTGTTTGCTAATCGTGTCATTGACAAGTTGG CTACCAAGGAGGATTTAATTCCACCAGTGCCCATTCTTACAAGATACAGGAAGGAAGTTGGAATAAAGGCTTTTGTAAAGAAGGAACTATTTGATCCTAGGCTGCCTGATGAGAGAAGGTCTACTGAAATTAATTTTAGAACGACTCCAACCCTTTGTGTTCAGTTAAACACACTTCAT TATGCAATCAGCCAGCTGAATAAGTTGGAAGATAGCATTTGGGAGCGATGGACGAAGAAGCAGCCCCGCCAAAAACTTATCA AGAAATCCATGGACGAGAAGTcaaaaagtttcacccaaaaGGACACGTTTGATGGCAGTagaaaagatatcaatgctgcTATAGATCGAATTTGCCAGTTCACTG GAACTAAGATTATCTTCTGGGATTTGAGGGAACCAATTATTGACAATTTATATAAACCAAGTGTTCCTCTTTCGAGGTTTGAAGCAGTGTACGAACCACTTGATACG GAACTTAGTCAACTGTGTGCTATAATTGTGGAACCACTCAGGGATCGCATTGTGACAAGTCTCCTTCAGGCAACACTG GATGGTTTACTCCGTGTTCTATTAGATGGTGGCCCTTCACGAATTTTCTCTGTGGGAGATGCAAAGCTATTAGAAGAAGATTTGGAGGTCCTCAAG
- the LOC126629657 gene encoding protein unc-13 homolog isoform X2, whose protein sequence is MDEENAVELLQRFRRDRRLLLDFILAGSLIKKVIMPPGAVTLDDVDLDQVSVDYVLNCAKKGGMLELSEAIRDYHDHTGLPQMNNTGSAGEFFLATNPDFSGSPPKRAPPPVPEFVPPPVIVPPPGVISSVPDLDSSPDALSVSKSESFNSTQVQELTVDDIEDFEDDYIDEADSLLISRRTRNDAADLALGLPSFKTAITEDGLRETAYEVLLACAGASGGLIVPSKEKKKDKRSKLMRKLGRSRNENALSQSQRAPGLVGLLETMRVQMEISEAMDIRTRQGLLNALAGKVGKRMDTILVPLELLCCISRTEFSDKKAYIRWQNRQLNILEEGLLNFPAVGFGESGRKPSEFRILLAKIEESESLPPSTGELQRTECLRTLREIATPLAERPARGDLTGEVCHWADGYHLNVRLYEKLLLSVFDMLDEGKLTEEVEEILELLKSTWRVLGITETIHYTCYAWVLFRQHVITSEQGILQHAIEQLKKIPLKEQRGPHERSHLKSLHCRVESDQGYQDLSFLQSFLLPIQKWADKQLGDYHLHFAEVPGLMENIVAVAMIARRLLLEEPEAAMLQSTSNTDRDQIELYISSSIKNAFTRILHSVEKSDLKHEHPLALLAEETKKLLKKDATMFMPILSQRHPQATAVSASLLHRIYGNKLKPFLGAAEHLTEDVVSVFPAADNLEQYIMELITSACGEETANVYCRKIAPYEIESISGTLVMRWVNSQLGRILGWVERAIQQERWDPISPQQRHGSSIVEVFRIVEETVDQFFDLKVPMRPTELSGLFRGVDNAFQVFANRVIDKLATKEDLIPPVPILTRYRKEVGIKAFVKKELFDPRLPDERRSTEINFRTTPTLCVQLNTLHYAISQLNKLEDSIWERWTKKQPRQKLIKKSMDEKSKSFTQKDTFDGSRKDINAAIDRICQFTGTKIIFWDLREPIIDNLYKPSVPLSRFEAVYEPLDTELSQLCYSSVISSLSTTFSVSM, encoded by the exons ATGGACGA GGAAAATGCGGTGGAGCTTTTACAGCGGTTTCGCCGCGACAGGCGCCTACTTCTTGATTTTATACTTGCGGGAAGCTTGATTAAGAAGGTTATAATGCCTCCCGGTGCGGTTACGCTGGATGATGTGGATCTAGACCAAGTCAGTGTTGATTATGTGCTCAATTGTGCTAAGAAAG GTGGAATGCTTGAACTTTCGGAAGCTATTAGAGACTACCATGACCATACTGGGTTGCCCCAAATG AACAATACAGGTTCTGCTGGCGAGTTCTTTTTGGCTACGAATCCTGACTTTTCTGGTTCTCCTCCAAAAAGGGCACCGCCTCCTGTTCCTGAGTTTGTGCCGCCTCCTGTTATCGTGCCGCCTCCTGGTGTCATATCATCTGTTCCTGACCTTGACTCATCTCCAGATGCATTAAGCGTGTCAAAATCAGAATCTTTTAACTCTACACAAGTTCAGGAACTTACGGTAGATGATATTGAAGATTTTGAGGATGATTATATTGATGAGGCTGACAGTCTCCTCATTTCACGAAGGACACGAAATGATGCTGCTGATCTTGCTCTTGGATTGCCTTCTTTTAAGACAG ctATCACAGAAGATGGTCTCCGTGAAACTGCATATGAAGTCCTTTTAGCATGTGCTGGTGCTTCAGG GGGTCTCATTGTGCcttcaaaagagaaaaagaaagacaaaaggtCCAAGCTGATGAGGAAACTTGGACGAAGTAGAAATGAAAATGCTTTGAGCCAGTCTCAACGAGCCCCTGGACTGGTTGGGTTATTGGAGACCATGCGTGTCCAAATGGAG ATATCTGAGGCAATGGACATCAGGACTAGACAAGGGCTGCTTAATGCCCTAGCAGGAAAAGTGGGAAAAAGAATGGATACCATACTAGTTCCTCTGGAACTTTTATGTTGTATTTCACGAACGGAATTTTCTGACAAGAAGGCGTATATACGGTGGCAGAATAGGCAG tTGAATATTTTGGAGGAGGGGCTTCTTAACTTCCCTGCTGTTGGATTTGGGGAGTCTGGACGCAAGCCGAGTGAGTTTAGGATTCTTTTAGCAAAGATTGAAGAATCTGAG TCTCTTCCACCATCCACGGGTGAACTCCAAAGAACAGAATGCTTGAGAACTCTTCGAGAGATTGCCACTCCACTTGCTGAGAGGCCTGCTCGTGGTGACTTAACTGGTGAAGTATGCCACTGGGCTGATGGTTATCACTTGAACGTTAGACTGTATGAGAAACTGCTTCTCAGTGTCTTTGATATGTTGGATGAGGGAAAGCTGACTGAG gaAGTGGAAGAAATACTCGAGCTCTTGAAGTCAACATGGCGTGTTTTAGGAATAACGGAGACCATTCATTACACCTGCTATGCATGGGTCTTGTTCCGTCAG CATGTTATTACTAGCGAGCAAGGAATTTTACAACATGCCATTGAACAGTTAAAGAAAATACCATTGAAGGAACAACGGGGACCACATGAGAGGTCACACTTGAAGAGTTTGCATTGTAGAGTTGAAAGCGATCAGGGGTACCAAGATTTATCTTTCTTACAGTCATTCTTGTTGCCAATTCAGAAGTGGGCTGATAAGCAATTAGGAGACTACCATCTGCACTTTGCCGAG GTGCCAGGTCTGATGGAGAATATAGTAGCAGTTGCGATGATTGCTCGGAGACTTCTGCTGGAGGAACCTGAAGCA GCAATGCTGCAATCTACCTCCAACACAGATCGAGATCAGATAGAATTATATATATCATCTTCTATTAAGAACGCATTTACAAGG ATCTTACATTCTGTTGAAAAATCAGACTTAAAGCATGAACATCCTTTGGCATTGCTTGCGGAAGAGACGAAGAAACTTTTGAAAAAAGATGCAACCATGTTCATGCCAATTTTATCCCAGAGGCATCCACAAGCAACTGCTGTCTCAGCCTCACTCCTTCATAGGATTTATGGCAACAAGTTG AAACCTTTTCTTGGTGCTGCTGAACATCTGACGGAAGATGTAGTATCTGTATTTCCGGCAGCTGACAACCTTGAGCAATACATTATGGAACTTATTACGTCCGCTTGTGGAGAGGAAACTGCAAATGTATACTGTAGGAAAATAGCTCCATACGAG ATTGAATCTATATCTGGAACATTGGTGATGCGTTGGGTCAATTCGCAACTTGGGAGGATCTTAGGTTGGGTTGAACGGGCTATTCAGCAAGAG AGGTGGGACCCAATATCGCCTCAACAGCGGCATGGGAGTTCAATCGTTGAAGTATTTAGGATTGTCGAGGAG ACTGTTGACCAATTTTTTGATCTCAAGGTTCCAATGAGGCCTACAGAATTGAGTGGTTTGTTTCGCGGGGTTGACAATGCATTTCAAGTGTTTGCTAATCGTGTCATTGACAAGTTGG CTACCAAGGAGGATTTAATTCCACCAGTGCCCATTCTTACAAGATACAGGAAGGAAGTTGGAATAAAGGCTTTTGTAAAGAAGGAACTATTTGATCCTAGGCTGCCTGATGAGAGAAGGTCTACTGAAATTAATTTTAGAACGACTCCAACCCTTTGTGTTCAGTTAAACACACTTCAT TATGCAATCAGCCAGCTGAATAAGTTGGAAGATAGCATTTGGGAGCGATGGACGAAGAAGCAGCCCCGCCAAAAACTTATCA AGAAATCCATGGACGAGAAGTcaaaaagtttcacccaaaaGGACACGTTTGATGGCAGTagaaaagatatcaatgctgcTATAGATCGAATTTGCCAGTTCACTG GAACTAAGATTATCTTCTGGGATTTGAGGGAACCAATTATTGACAATTTATATAAACCAAGTGTTCCTCTTTCGAGGTTTGAAGCAGTGTACGAACCACTTGATACG GAACTTAGTCAACTATGTTATTCTTCAGTTATTAGTTCCCTTTCAACTACTTTTTctgtttccatgtaa